The genomic window GTCCACGGTCTGAAACATTAAATCTTACGAAAGTAAAACGACTATTGTCatttgaaaacagaggaaatatTATTTgctacccaaaaaaaaaaaagtttttaatttgatcAAGTTTTCAATTCTTACTGTGGATATGATTCTCTAATTCGTCAACAAACTTATCAGCATAACTACTCAACAATCCAGGACTAACCAAAGTTTCCTTCAGTTTCTTATGATTCCTCCTCACTAGATTCCCAATCTCACTATTTTTATCCATCACAGATTTGACCGTATCCCTCAAGCTCTCCTTCGAAAACCAACCAGTAATTTCATCTCTCTTTACTTTCACGGAGACCTCGAGTTCTTCGGTCAACAATCTCGTTGTGAGAACTTGATCAACCAATTGTGGAATAAACACAATCTGGCAATCACTAACCAAAGACTCCCACATTGAACCGAACCCGCAATGGTTCACAAAGCAACCTATTGATGGATGAGACAATATCAAAGGTTGTTCCACCCATCCTCCCCAAACAATTCCACGCCCTTTAATCCGTTCTTCGAACCCTTCTGGTAATGCTTCTTGAATCGTTGAAGACCCTCTCGGTGGCATAACCGCTACCAAAAAAGGTAGACCCGTGAGCTCCATTCCTAAACAGAGTTCTTGAAATTGATCTATCTCGAAAAAGAAATGGGTGCCAAACGCACAGTACACTACCGAGCTTGGTTCAAATCCGTTTAACCAATTATTCCATCGATCTTCTAGCGGCTTACCACTCTTCCCTTGTGGATCAAGGAACATTGGACCGGTTAAGAGAACTTTTCTCTGACATTGTCTTTCGATGAAATCACATAAGTTACCTTCGATTTCTGCACATGTCCTTATGGCAATGACGTCGCAGTTCTTAAGGCCTGTGGTGACTCGATCAAAGAGAAATTTGCGGGTGTTTGCGAAGAGTGAATAGATGTTAGCGTCATGTCCACGTAATGCTACTTTTGATGAAGGAAACCCAGGTGGAGGAGAACCTAATTCAGCACGAGGAGCGAAAAACATAGCTATAAAAGCTGCCGATATGATCTGGTAACTTACACTTTTGATTCCTAATTCTTTTGCCATTTGTGGAATCCAATCAACAAAATCGAAGAAAATTAGGTCAGGTTTCAAAGAACGAATCTTAACTTCAATCTGTTCGCGTAGAAGATCCATGGCATCAGCGAGGACTCTCTTAGATGAGTTCGGGAGATCCGCGGTTGTCTCTGCGCCAACAGGGAGACCATCAACATGAGGAAGAGTAACATTCTCGAAGTGAATGCTGTTTGGGAACAAGTTGAGAGGTTCGAGTTGTTTCTGAGCTTTCTTGGGAGCCAAGAAAGTAACCCTATGACCTTTTTCAGCTAATTTGTTAGCTAGATGAAGATACGGAATCATatgaccaaaaccaaaccatgGATAAAGAAAAGCATGAAACTTTGACCCCATTTTCCTTTCCCCTAAATTGTCAAAACCTAAAACAAGAAACTCAAACGAAATAAaaactttgtattttctttctaagagAAAAAACTGTTATGTGATTGATGCTTCTCGTCTATTCAGGATACCACTACATGAAGCAATGAACGACTAATTTAATGGTATTTTAGGTTAAGTGTGATTATCAGTGAATGGTTAGTTGAATTAGGTGGGAATTATTAGTTtactttaatatataaaaccaaattattgGTTTACTACTTTACTTGTTTCATGTGTTAGTGTGGTTGTCAAGAATGGTTGTGGTtgccttttcatttttgtccTTATAGAAAAATTGTTTGAGTAAATTTCATTAATGTATTACGTCAAATAGTTGCATATTTTAAAGAAGGCATACGTTTTATCACATAATAAGATAATtggccgacaaaaaaaaaacaaggcaTAGAGACACGTATAAGatttttaatcataaaatataatgtatttaaatatttaaatgttatgtatatttaactttttctcgcaattttgtttttgatattcgAATGAGGTTTTCTTTATTACTATCGACGGATACATTGGgattttggaaagaaattATTCATTGAAgagtaaataattttgtacaCGCTCAAACTTTTTAATGACAAT from Arabidopsis thaliana chromosome 3, partial sequence includes these protein-coding regions:
- a CDS encoding UDP-Glycosyltransferase superfamily protein, which codes for MGSKFHAFLYPWFGFGHMIPYLHLANKLAEKGHRVTFLAPKKAQKQLEPLNLFPNSIHFENVTLPHVDGLPVGAETTADLPNSSKRVLADAMDLLREQIEVKIRSLKPDLIFFDFVDWIPQMAKELGIKSVSYQIISAAFIAMFFAPRAELGSPPPGFPSSKVALRGHDANIYSLFANTRKFLFDRVTTGLKNCDVIAIRTCAEIEGKSGKPLEDRWNNWLNGFEPSSVVYCAFGTHFFFEIDQFQELCLGMELTGLPFLVAVMPPRGSSTIQEALPEGFEERIKGRGIVWGGWVEQPLILSHPSIGCFVNHCGFGSMWESLVSDCQIVFIPQLVDQVLTTRLLTEELEVSVKVKRDEITGWFSKESLRDTVKSVMDKNSEIGNLVRRNHKKLKETLVSPGLLSSYADKFVDELENHIHSKN
- a CDS encoding UDP-Glycosyltransferase superfamily protein (UDP-Glycosyltransferase superfamily protein; FUNCTIONS IN: transferase activity, transferring hexosyl groups, transferase activity, transferring glycosyl groups; INVOLVED IN: metabolic process; LOCATED IN: cellular_component unknown; EXPRESSED IN: inflorescence meristem, hypocotyl, root, flower, guard cell; EXPRESSED DURING: petal differentiation and expansion stage; CONTAINS InterPro DOMAIN/s: UDP-glucuronosyl/UDP-glucosyltransferase (InterPro:IPR002213); BEST Arabidopsis thaliana protein match is: UDP-Glycosyltransferase superfamily protein (TAIR:AT1G50580.1); Has 4885 Blast hits to 4851 proteins in 262 species: Archae - 0; Bacteria - 150; Metazoa - 84; Fungi - 12; Plants - 4629; Viruses - 0; Other Eukaryotes - 10 (source: NCBI BLink).), coding for MGSKFHAFLYPWFGFGHMIPYLHLANKLAEKGHRVTFLAPKKAQKQLEPLNLFPNSIHFENVTLPHVDGLPVGAETTADLPNSSKRVLADAMDLLREQIEVKIRSLKPDLIFFDFVDWIPQMAKELGIKSVSYQIISAAFIAMFFAPRAELGSPPPGFPSSKVALRGHDANIYSLFANTRKFLFDRVTTGLKNCDVIAIRTCAEIEGNLCDFIERQCQRKVLLTGPMFLDPQGKSGKPLEDRWNNWLNGFEPSSVVYCAFGTHFFFEIDQFQELCLGMELTGLPFLVAVMPPRGSSTIQEALPEGFEERIKGRGIVWGGWVEQPLILSHPSIGCFVNHCGFGSMWESLVSDCQIVFIPQLVDQVLTTRLLTEELEVSVKVKRDEITGWFSKESLRDTVKSVMDKNSEIGNLVRRNHKKLKETLVSPGLLSSYADKFVDELENHIHSKN